The Metallosphaera hakonensis JCM 8857 = DSM 7519 genome includes the window TAGAAGTCGGCTCCCGCTCCTCATCCCCAGTATGTTGACCAGGAGGTGTCACAAGAAAGTCCATGTTAAGTTGGTTAAAAGGCTTTACCCCGCCTTAAAAAAGGCGAGGTTTGTCGTTCATTTTATTATGCGCGTTCTATTTTACCTGATAATCATCGTGATCATGAGCCCGAAAGGGTAAGCCTCAGATTTCGCGTCCAGGAAACTTTAAGTTACGGGTTCACAATTTCTATTCTCATGTCGAGGGCCATCGCTTTAAGTTTCTCAGGGTATCTATCATGAATGAAAGGGGTTATTAGGACGATCTTATTAATCTTCCTGTTCTTGGCCTTCTCATAAAACTCCCTTTTCTTCTTAAGAATTCCCAAGTCTCCCCTCTTCACGGCTGACGTGATCTCCACCATCAGGACCTGACCATCGCTCACCATGAGATCGTACTCAACGTCTGATGGGTCTCCATATACCTCGCCGGTCCTGTTATAGAGAATTTCCTTAGTAACCTGAACTCCCTCGGACTTCAATATCTCATATACTCCCTGCCTGAACGCGTCCTCGCTGAGTACACCTAAACTAGCCCCCAAGCCTGTAATTATGGTTTCAAGCCTCTTTATGTCGTCCTTGGTGGCTATGTTCTTGGCCTTATCCTTGGTCAACAATTGCTTTATGTCGTCCTTGGTGGCGATGTTCTTGGCCTCATCCTTAAGCTCCTTAATTTCGCTCTCTAGCC containing:
- a CDS encoding DUF3782 domain-containing protein, producing the protein MVREIEEVKNTTQRLESEIKELKDEAKNIATKDDIKQLLTKDKAKNIATKDDIKRLETIITGLGASLGVLSEDAFRQGVYEILKSEGVQVTKEILYNRTGEVYGDPSDVEYDLMVSDGQVLMVEITSAVKRGDLGILKKKREFYEKAKNRKINKIVLITPFIHDRYPEKLKAMALDMRIEIVNP